CTAGAGCTGGTGAAGAAGCTGGAGGCTCAACAAGGCTTGTTAGCCTTTCCTATAAATCCTACGAGTGTAGATGTACGAATTCTACAGGCTTGAAATACAAAATAACCTCTATATCATTTACAGGAACAACTACTTAGTTTAATCCATTACCAACGGCTCTTTgtacagcagcagctagcGCATCCTCTGGCAGTACAACAGATGGGGAAGAAGGACATCCTCAAGTCCTCTATCTCCTCTGGAAGTTGAACTTCATGATGGCGAAACTGAACAGGAATGCAAACAGCACGGTAAAACAAACATGCACCACTGCGACCACCCACAAGAAGTCGTGATGGAAGCCGAAGTACTCCGTGATAAACTGAGCCACGGTTTGGTTTGGGAAAGTGCCACCGTCGAGTGGATGCTGGAGATCACCAAACTGGGAGGAAACCAGTCCATATAGCGTCCACGCCACTGGGCAAATCCATGAGTACCACCTCCACCAAACAGGGAGTTTCTGAAATAAAAGTTGAATGTATGAGTAATGCAAAGACATGAGGCACCGGTAAGTACTAAATTGGCATCAAAGCAACATGTAACAAGGGAGTAACTTACAGGTCGGGGGATAAGATATCCTGAGAAGAGGTTCCATACGTTGTAGAATGCGGATGAGATGATAGCTGCTATGCTCTCGTTTGGTGTCAAGCCTACAGCCATCATCCCGTAGAATGTGAAATATAGCAGCGTGAAGTACATGAAGAACAGGTACCACAAGAACTTGGCAACAGTCCACTCAAATCCAATCATTGAATAGACTAGCACTCCATATATCAGAGTCTGAACCATGACGTATGGAAATTCAATGGCAACCTACAAAAGGTCAAAGGGGCGCGGTTAGGTTCTGCCGTTCTGAGACTGAAAGACCTCGACAGCGTTGATGAATAATCATTAATCATCAACTGCCGACTCCGTTTGACTGCAAATGTGAGTTAGATTGCAAGGGAATTTGCATTTCAAAGGTTATACAAGCATATACTCCAAAACAGGTAAACCGAGAGTCCGAAGAAATTACCTGTCCAAATGCATATGGGAAAGCTGAATACATGCCAGCTGCTCTTTCTCGGTAAAAGACTGTTCGCTCCACCACCACAACTGGTTGAACAGATCCAGAGTTTTGCACTCCAATGTAAAGAACCGCAGCATACATTGATCCCATGGCATTAAATAGATCCTGTGATCTTCGGCTGCATCACGATATGAGTAAGGCATCAGAATATATCTTACCTGAAGTAGCTATGATATTGAAAGTATAGAAGACTGATAATAACAGTTAGAAGATGTACGTTTTCTTTCCGAGGTCCCAGAACATCGTTCCAAACATTAGCGCAATGACGATGGTGAAGAGTAATCTCACTGCTGTGTAGGATGGGTTTCTCCAATATGACCAGTTTTGCTTCCACAAGCAAGCTAGGCACTGTGTAACGAATGACCTAGAGTACTGCGTAGGAAAGTTGAGATCTCTAGAGCCGGGAGGTGGTGTGCTTAGCTCCTTTATTAGTTCCTTGTTCCTTCTGAAATTGCGAAAATGCAAAGTAATTAGGATCGTCATTCAGATACACCTGCCTGTTTACACTGCATCCGAATGGCTTGTGAGGAAGCTTACTGATATAGATCTGATCGTCTGTAGACTTCAGCGAAATCAATACCGAGCATTTCCTCCTGGGCACTGGAGCTCACTTCCAGCATCCATGTTGCTGGGTTATAGCCATCCTTTATCTTACTAATGCCATCGAttccctgaaaaaaaaataacaaaatgaaTTTTATTTGATGTGATCAAGCTAGCAACAAGATTTACAACATGCAGCATAACCGTTTATTTTACTTCTCTTCTTACCTCAAAGTACCTGATCAAATTTGCGGAATTTTGGCCCACTGGACCAACATAtatttcttctcctcccctcTTCATCAGGAAAAGCTGCAATCCATACAAAGGTGACAACAGGGTCAACAAATGACCATATCTAATAAAGGCAAGGATAATCACCCAAATTGAGTATGAATTAATCACCTCATCAAATGCCTCAAATATGTCAATACTTGGTTGGTGAATGGTGCAAACAACGGTCCTGCCAGTGTTCACAGTATTCCTAACAGTCCTCATCACAATTGCAGCTGCTCGAGCATCAAGACCGGATGTTGGTTCATCCATAAAAATGATCGACGGGTTAGCAACAAGCTCCACCGCAATAGTTAACCTCTTGCGTTGCTCAGTTGATAGACCATTCACCCCAGGAAGCCCAACAAGTGCACCCCTCAATGATGTGAGCTCTACGAGATCCATGACCTCCTCAATGAACATCTGTTATCATAGTTCAGCAGGTAAGGTCACTTCTAAgatgagaagaaaagaaaagaaaaatcaataaCTGACTATTTGTGTATGATCAAGCTACTAacctttcttctttctgaaTCAACCTCTGAAGGAAGCCGCAGCCATGCAGAAAATACAAGTGATTCGTATACTGTCACATGCGGTGAATGAATGTCATTTTGCTCACAGTATCCTGATATACGAGCAAAGGTCTCTTGCTTCTTTGGATAGCCTGAGATGGTGATATCCCCCTCTATATAACCTCCGGTTTTCCTACCCGCTAAAACATCCATCAACGTTGTCTTGCCAGCACCGCTCACACCCATTAATGCAGTAAGTACCCCTGGCCTGAAAGAACCACTAACACCCTTCAAAAGCAGCAGGCGATCTTCTGTTACTCCTTGTGCTTTCATTGCCTGTGAGTATAAAGCAATATATTGCGTAAGCAAACTAGGGTAGTGGGTATACAAATATATTTGTGTACTCATTGTTCATTGAGAGGAAATTTACCTCTGGCATGTCCACTGAGTATTTTGTGTCATTAAAGGTAAGTGAGAGTGGTGCAAATGGAAGTACCAAACCCTTCCTGCTACCACTAGAATCCACTGAGTTTCGCTCAGTAATGCGAGACAATTCCAATTCCTGTTTCCTagatttcttttccttctgaCCCGCTAGAGCTTGACCTGTTAAATTTGCATGCTTTTCTTTTAATTCCTCTTCAGACATTGATGGGTGAGAGTCTGTCAATGCTGCAATGGGAAAACAAGTAGCTACAGTTATCATCTTATAATTTATAACCAGCAAATGTTGATTAGCAGATCCTTGGGTTTACAAATAAAAATTAGTCTTCTAAATATACTTACGACTCAAAACTGAAAGGGCTACGGTGTAGAGCAGGTTGAAGAGGAGAGTGTATCCCACCATGGCACCAAGCCCAATCCAGTACCACTTAGCTGTCGTAAAGATACCACGAGCTTTAAGCACGGTAACTCCTATGGTCTCATTTGCTCCAGCAGGAATCTGTCAAATGTGAGTACATGTTGAATTTTCTATCTGTAAGTAGTGGTAAGTTTGATTTCTCGTCAAGAGAGAGGGCACTTACTATGTTCCAACTGTTCCCCAGAAATTCGTTGGTTGAAATAGCATTCTGTGCATATGATAGCGGAGATATCCAGTAACCCCAAATCCACCACTTCTTTACATCAGCTGGAAAAGAGAAACAACATGAATCATGGAAGCAATAATTAACGTTTTAGTCCCATCATTGTCATGTAAAGATAGCAACACTCATTATATCATGACGAAGCCAGGAACTTACGTCTTGCAAGGATAAAGCCACCCAATGCTGCGAAAGCCAACAATGATAAGGGTCCAAAGGTGTGAGACACAACCATGTCTCTTCCAATTCCAGCAATGAAGCGGAACAGCGAAGATGACATCTGATTGATCGCAAGGAGCAGCAGATACTGCTTGAAGAACCTGAGCGCAACAAATCATTCAGACTTCACAGAAGAAATCTAATTTCTTGTAGAGCATTCAATTTATGTAAGCAAAATAATGTTTCCATCAGTGTATTACCTGGCTACACTGGGATCAAATCCAATGACATAATATGTGGTGAAAACATAAACTCCGACTTCAATAAATGTGATAGGAATCTGAAGAATCCACGACGGTATGGTGTAAGCCCAtgcaggaaagaaaagaagatccCTCTGCTTGAAGAAGACAGGAAGTTTCATGACAGTCATGGCAAGTTCCGCAAAACCATTAAACATTATTGTGTCGAGAGCAAAGTACAATGCCCCCAAATAGATCGTTCCATAAGTAACATCACGGCGCATGTTGGTACGGAAAAATGTAGTCATCACGATGAACGCCATTAGCGTTAGCTGCAATGATGAAAAAAAGCTCAGATTGATGCTAGCTAACAATATCCTAATAATCGGAACAAACAAATCAAAGACCTGAACTTACATTCACAGCTTTAAATATGTACATAAACGCATTCCTCTTCATGAGTAGAAGCTCTCTATCAATAGTGGCTTTGAGCAACTCCATCCTGCTGACACCATACTTTGAAGTAGCCAGAGCAGCAGGGTGGCTCCTGGTCCTATCAAATGGCTCTTTCAGCTCATTCACTATCGACTCGCCCACATGGAAGGAACGGAATGCATCCGCAAATTGCTTCACAGGCACAAAACGGTATGGCCTGTCACTCCTGAACCAGTACTGCTCCTGGTCTTTCTTTGATGTCACCTTTTCAATGTAGTTCAGAGATTTCAGTACCATTCTCTTTGAAAATCAGAAACACCAACTGGCATAAGAACGTATAAATGAGGCACATACCTCCTGTAAAAAATCAGCAACACCCTTTCTGCTAGGGCATTTGAAGCCCGTGAACTCAAAGAACTCTAGCACATTTTCTCGGGGGCCCTGGTACACAACCTGACCGTCCGAGAGGAGTATAATGTCGTCAAACAAGTTGTATGTTTCAGGAGCTGGCTGGAGCAAGGAGATGACAGCAGTTCCACCAAGGATGTGGATTGTCTGCCTAAGAGAATTCACAATCTGGTACGTGGTAGAGCTATCCAGTCCAGTGGATATCTCATCCATGAACAGTGCTTTTGCTGGACCAACAAGCATTTCACCTGTGCATTAAAGATACATAAGACGACTGGGAATTTCTGAAATAAGAGTATTTCattgtgataaaaaaaaagtctgaGATGTGCATATCGTTACTGTACCTGTTGTGACACGCTTCCGTTGACCACCAGATATACCCCTTAGCATCTCATTTCCTACCAATGTGTCAGCACAAATATCCAATCCTAATATCTGCAGTTAGGTAACAGAGTAGCAGGCATGGGaggtcattttttttatcaatgtACAAATGTCCATACAATCATACTTGCAGTGCTTCAGTTAGACCCACAGGTAACAGACTATACCTTCAGTATGTATTCTGTCACAATACTTGATTCTTGTCCTCCCATAGCTGAGGCCTACAGAGCACAAAGTAAAAAACAAGTGTTAACTTACTTTACCGCTTGACGAGTAAAATAGATGTGAGAAGTTCTCTAAATGATTCTCTTCGGTCGTATGCTAGTCACACAAAACAACTTTAATTTAGAAATGCATCCTCACCTTCATGTAGACATCAATATCATGATCAGGCTTGATGTTTGCGGCCTTTTCTCTTCTCGCCAACTCAGTAAGCATCTCTAGAACAAGCAAAACAACAAAGTTGAGAAACTATTCCGACCATGTCATATAACATTACCCATTACATTGTCCAAAATGATTAGGCAGCATACCGTATCTAGTGCCGACACCTTGGCACCGCGCTGAGAATGCCAGCGTCTCCCTCACGGTCATCTCCCCAATGTGGAGGTCATGCTGGCTGATGTACGCGGCGGTCCTCTGCGGGACGAACTCGTCCATCCCGTGGCCGTTGTAGGTGACCTTCCCGGAGACCTTGAGCTCCTTGTCGAGCTTCCCGGCCATCGCCAGCAGCAGCGTCGTCTTGCCAGAGCCAGGAGGTCCCAGCAGAAGCGTCATCCTCCGGGGCTTGACGATCCCGCTGACGTCGTGGAGGACGGTCATGGGCTGCTTCCGGCTGGGGAAGATGTGGAGCGCGTTTCCGATAGCCTGGATTAAAAGCAAACAAGCAACACGCTTAGATATAGAGAGAAGATGCGGTTATTCCAGTGAAGTAGCATGCGGTGGTGCTGGCGAAACGAGGAGGTCGCATACGGGTAGCGCATGGGCGGGCACACCATGCGCTCGGCGGAATGCCGCAGAGCCGCGCGGCCGATGCGCGAGGACCGCGTGTCATGGCGTGGCGGTGGATTGATTCCGCACTGTGGGTGGGATGCCGTGGCGGTGTCCgtagcggcggcagcgcgaggTAGGAAACTGTGGTGGCGGCGTtttgccggcgccggcggtcgtGGGTGGAAGACGGCCGGTTTGATGGGGCAGGTTGGTAAGCACCACCGTGGGCCGGGCCCGGGCGTTGCAAAAGTTTGGACTCTCAGTGGGCTACGTTACGTTGCGCTAAAAgcattattaaaaaaaaacaaagctactcgTAGAACATTTTCCTACTCGTCCGTTGTacgttttctctctctttatGCTAGAAAATGATTAAGagtttttttgaggggaagaGACATAGGTGGCTGCTCATGAAAACGAACCTCTGGGAAGAAGTCCTGAAAGCGACACAGGGTCAGGTTAAGATATTTTGCAGGACAATTGTTGGTTAACTATCTTAACTTGGACCAGTGACCAGTCTCCTAAATTGGTACTAATTCAACACTATCAGCTGACGGCTAGTCGGCAAGAAGCCAAATTGGCAGGATAATGATTCTGCGGACATacgtgttgttggtggtgtGCGTCCAGagtcaagaagaaatggcgcGCGGAAAGGTCAGTCACCCACCTAACGCTCGTGCCACTGCGCAAAGCATTTAAGCACACATATATACAGCTTGCAAGTTGCATTTGCAACACTACAAAGCCCCTCCCTACTAGATTTAAATTCTGGCGGCATCGCTGTCAAGCCGCAAGTAGCTACGTATAGTTAATCGGAAGAAAAACGAGCACGGTGTCCCCTCCATCGCGGAACCTGCCCCAAAAGCAGCCAATCCAACTCGATCGCCTGGCCCTACCATGTATCCATGGCAAGCTTGACAGAGTAGTTTATTACGATCACCATGGTGGATCATCAATTAAGGAACTAGTAAAAGTGAATTATAAGCGGCATTAGCAGCAGAATTGCATGTGTATACCTCGACGGTGTTGGAGACGGAGTTGATGAGCGTGGGGAGCCCGCGGTTGCCGACGCGGACCTCGGCCTCCACGTTGAGCTTGTCGAACCGGACCTCGATGGTGGGGTAGTCGATGCCGACCCTGTCCATGCGCTCCTTGAGCTTGAGGAGGAACTGCTCgtggtcgtcgtcggcggcgcggacgaggcGCTCGATGAGGGCGCGGCTCTCGTGGGCGCCCAGCCGGCCCACGTCCACCTCGACCTTGTCCCCGCCTTCCTCCACGGACAGCATCCCGCGCCGGACACGGTCGTACGTTGGCAgccgctccagcgccgcccaccgcagcgcctcctcgtcgtcctcctcgtcctgcTGGAACCGCGACGACGTCCGCGAGAACACGTCGTCGCCCCGCCGCCATAGCGAGCTGTCCCGACGCAGGCTCGTCACCCGGTGGATCTCACGATCCATCTCCTGAATTCCTGATgccttttccttttgctttgcttcttcctcctctgttctAAGCTTCTCGTGTTGCTGTTCTAAGCTTTAAGCTAGCTTCGCTAGCATGCGCCCGACTCCTCCTACgcagtcctcctcctcgcgacAGGCCGGGAGGTGATGTGTTGGTACGAACGAACTACGGACGGAACAGAAGAAGTGGTCTCTATATATATGCTCccgagagaagaagaagcaggaggAACGGAAGGGGGTTTGTTTGAGGctggtgaggaggaagaccgCAGTATCTTTATCTCTCTCACACCCCACCTAACGTTGAGTCCTTGACCTTGACACATTTTGTACAGGTACGCAGCAAGCCGCACTGTGCGAGCTTGGACCGGGCAAGGGGTCGTTCTCGTTCCGTCCTACTCCAGTATAACTATTGTTGATTAATAACCGCTGCCGATAGCTCTTCATTTTTCACGCGCGTGTTTACACACCTGCCCGGGGGGGGAGCTTCCTGGCATCATCAGCTGGGGCTCTACTTTAATTTAATCGGGATCTTTGTCCGTGTCTCCGGGCATCGAGACGGCGGGCAGTGGTCAACACATGCGGAATCATTCGAGGCTGCTATGCATATGCCCGCACGGGAATGGCCATGAGCGCATTGCCGTGGTAGGTGATATGTTTGTAGCCAGCCGCCCTCTGTAGCAACTTTGCCGTTGCGGACGAGTACTACTATACTCTCTGGTTTGTTGTCTACTtttgccatttaattattttgaaaaggaCTTATACTGGTACTATATCGGTGGCTGATTAGACAAACTGTGTCACTCCAGCTAGGACGATAAGGCCGGGCGACGTGCATCACCGTCGGTTTCGCCGATCGAACGGCCGAGTCAAGTGAGATTGATTGGACTGTTTGGGGGTCAAGCTACGGGTGCCGCGAAATGATCACAAAAGCAGTGACGACCGTTCCGGTGATCATggactctctcttttttccctGCCAGAGACCAGGGTCATTTGATCAGGTAATGTCCTCGGGAAGAGAGAATTTACGGTCTCTATTATTAACTAGTCgctttctcaaaagaaaaaaagatttgcGTCTGATTGATCGAACGACTTT
The Brachypodium distachyon strain Bd21 chromosome 2, Brachypodium_distachyon_v3.0, whole genome shotgun sequence genome window above contains:
- the LOC100845493 gene encoding ABC transporter G family member 37, giving the protein MDREIHRVTSLRRDSSLWRRGDDVFSRTSSRFQQDEEDDEEALRWAALERLPTYDRVRRGMLSVEEGGDKVEVDVGRLGAHESRALIERLVRAADDDHEQFLLKLKERMDRVGIDYPTIEVRFDKLNVEAEVRVGNRGLPTLINSVSNTVEAIGNALHIFPSRKQPMTVLHDVSGIVKPRRMTLLLGPPGSGKTTLLLAMAGKLDKELKVSGKVTYNGHGMDEFVPQRTAAYISQHDLHIGEMTVRETLAFSARCQGVGTRYEMLTELARREKAANIKPDHDIDVYMKASAMGGQESSIVTEYILKILGLDICADTLVGNEMLRGISGGQRKRVTTGEMLVGPAKALFMDEISTGLDSSTTYQIVNSLRQTIHILGGTAVISLLQPAPETYNLFDDIILLSDGQVVYQGPRENVLEFFEFTGFKCPSRKGVADFLQEVTSKKDQEQYWFRSDRPYRFVPVKQFADAFRSFHVGESIVNELKEPFDRTRSHPAALATSKYGVSRMELLKATIDRELLLMKRNAFMYIFKAVNLTLMAFIVMTTFFRTNMRRDVTYGTIYLGALYFALDTIMFNGFAELAMTVMKLPVFFKQRDLLFFPAWAYTIPSWILQIPITFIEVGVYVFTTYYVIGFDPSVARFFKQYLLLLAINQMSSSLFRFIAGIGRDMVVSHTFGPLSLLAFAALGGFILARPDVKKWWIWGYWISPLSYAQNAISTNEFLGNSWNIIPAGANETIGVTVLKARGIFTTAKWYWIGLGAMVGYTLLFNLLYTVALSVLSPLTDSHPSMSEEELKEKHANLTGQALAGQKEKKSRKQELELSRITERNSVDSSGSRKGLVLPFAPLSLTFNDTKYSVDMPEAMKAQGVTEDRLLLLKGVSGSFRPGVLTALMGVSGAGKTTLMDVLAGRKTGGYIEGDITISGYPKKQETFARISGYCEQNDIHSPHVTVYESLVFSAWLRLPSEVDSERRKMFIEEVMDLVELTSLRGALVGLPGVNGLSTEQRKRLTIAVELVANPSIIFMDEPTSGLDARAAAIVMRTVRNTVNTGRTVVCTIHQPSIDIFEAFDELFLMKRGGEEIYVGPVGQNSANLIRYFEGIDGISKIKDGYNPATWMLEVSSSAQEEMLGIDFAEVYRRSDLYQRNKELIKELSTPPPGSRDLNFPTQYSRSFVTQCLACLWKQNWSYWRNPSYTAVRLLFTIVIALMFGTMFWDLGKKTRRSQDLFNAMGSMYAAVLYIGVQNSGSVQPVVVVERTVFYRERAAGMYSAFPYAFGQVAIEFPYVMVQTLIYGVLVYSMIGFEWTVAKFLWYLFFMYFTLLYFTFYGMMAVGLTPNESIAAIISSAFYNVWNLFSGYLIPRPKLPVWWRWYSWICPVAWTLYGLVSSQFGDLQHPLDGGTFPNQTVAQFITEYFGFHHDFLWVVAVVHVCFTVLFAFLFSFAIMKFNFQRR